A portion of the Pan troglodytes isolate AG18354 chromosome 10, NHGRI_mPanTro3-v2.0_pri, whole genome shotgun sequence genome contains these proteins:
- the ASB8 gene encoding ankyrin repeat and SOCS box protein 8, with protein sequence MSSSMWYIMQSIQSKYSLSERLIRTIAAIRSFPHDNVEDLIRGGADVNCTHGTLKPLHCACMVSDADCVELLLEKGAEVNALDGYNRTALHYAAEKDEACVEVLLEYGANPNALDGNRDTPLHWAAFKNNAECVRALLESGASVNALDYNNDTPLSWAAMKGNLESVSILLDYGAEVRVINLIGQTPISRLVALLVRGLGTEKEDSCFELLHRAVGHFELRKNGTMPREVSRDPQLCEKLTVLCSAPGTLKTLARYAVRRSLGLQYLPDAVKGLPLPASLKEYLLLLE encoded by the exons ATGAGTTCCAGTATGTGGTATATTATGCAGAGCATTCAGAGCAAATACTCTCTCTCGGAGCGCTTAATCCGAACAATTGCTGCCATCCGTTCCTTCCCACATGATAATGTAGAGGACCTCATCAGAGGG GGAGCAGATGTGAACTGCACTCATGGCACACTGAAGCCCTTGCACTGTGCCTGTATGGTGTCAGATGCTGACTGTGTGGAGTTACTTCTGGAAAAAGGAGCCGAG GTGAATGCCCTGGATGGGTATAACCGAACAGCCCTCCACTATGCAGCAGAGAAAGATGAGGCTTGTGTGGAGGTCCTATTGGAGTATGGCGCAAACCCCAATGCTTTGGATGGCAACAGAGATACCCCACTTCACTGGGCAGCCTTTAAGAACAATGCTGAGTGTGTGCGGGCTCTCCTAGAGAGCGGGGCCTCTGTCAATGCCCTGGATTACAACAATGATACACCGCTCAGCTGGGCTGCCATGAAGGGAAATCTTGAGAGTGTCAGCATCCTTCTGGATTATGGCGCAGAGGTCAGAGTCATCAACCTAATAGGCCAGACACCCATCTCCCGCCTGGTGGCTCTGCTAGTCAGGGGACTTGGAACAGAGAAAGAGGACTCTTGCTTTGAGCTCCTCCACAGAGCTGTTGGACACTTTGAATTGAGGAAAAATGGCACCATGCCACGAGAGGTGTCCAGAGACCCGCAGCTATGTGAAAAACTGACTGTTCTGTGCTCAGCTCCAGGAACTCTAAAAACACTCGCTCGCTATGCCGTGCGCCGTAGCCTGGGACTCCAGTATCTCCCCGATGCAGTGAAGGGCCTTCCACTGCCAGCTTCTTTGAAGGAATACCTGTTACTTTTAGAATAG